The proteins below come from a single Lasioglossum baleicum chromosome 20, iyLasBale1, whole genome shotgun sequence genomic window:
- the 140up gene encoding RPII140-upstream gene protein, translating into MLRLRINKSLVYAFFFPFTNVDGSNDQVSKQTKLPEIAEMESLSPGEIGIDRLKNMFHDSEGHITKEFQSIMSATTAGIIGGFCFGGISKTIDLPYNFRREHQATKWDSTFHAKRQLHNKFALEFIKGGMGLCWKLGAFCFLFQSTSIMLYVYRGKFELFNSTIAGAVAGSMFKMNMGLKGMIAGTVAGSMLGTVYGSITKLILYIAGVEMSDLYEIHFQLMQKRRDNLNKVQTDYMDEEAKAFRDTFVETKVLQETAKPQNKNS; encoded by the exons ATGTTACGCTTACGGATAAATAAATCACTGGTGTACGCATTTTTCTTTCCATTTACCAATGTTGACGGATCGAATGACCAAGTCAGCAAACAGACGAAACTACCTGAAATAGCTGAAATGGAATCTTTATCTCCAGGTGAAATTGGTATAGACAGATTGAAAAACATGTTTCACGATTC AGAAGGCCATATAACTAAAGAGTTTCAATCTATCATGAGCGCCACAACCGCGGGCATCATAGGAGGGTTTTGTTTCGGTGGAATATCGAAAACCATAGATTTACCATACAATTTTAGAAGAGAGCATCAAGCTACAAAATGGGACAGTACTTTCCATGCGAAGAGACAATTACATAATAAGTTCGCCTTGGAATTCATTAAAGGGGGTATGGGTCTTTGTTGGAAACTAGGTGCCTTCTGCTTTTTATTCCA GAGCACATCAATTATGCTGTACGTATATAGAGGCAAATTCGAATTGTTCAATTCTACCATTGCTGGCGCTGTAGCAGGAAGCATGTTCAAAATGAACATGGGACTTAAAGGAATGATAGCTGGTACTGTCGCTGGTAGTATGTTGGGCACTGTTTATGGCTCAATCACAAAGCTAATATTATACATTGCTGGAGTCGAGATGAGTGACTTGTATGAAATACATTTCCAACTTATGCAAAAGAGACGAGA taatttaaataaagtgCAAACAGATTACATGGATGAGgaagcgaaagcatttagaGATACGTTTGTCGAAACTAAAGTACTCCAAGAAACGGCAAAgcctcaaaataaaaatagctaA